In Pseudophryne corroboree isolate aPseCor3 chromosome 3, aPseCor3.hap2, whole genome shotgun sequence, a genomic segment contains:
- the LOC135058027 gene encoding uncharacterized protein LOC135058027, which produces MSSEEYRQFWSGFIDLYRQNECLWRVRSPDYANRIKRNRAYQQLIEYSRGKNSDVDVNWVKKKISNFRTVFVKDRKKVQDSQRSGAGTDEVYKPTLWYYDQIQFIIEQEARVRSRDALDPESPVLVEEEAQESLDLDATPELEVEPTTGQGAEVEEPVAEPVAPPQARPGRPRRTARRTTSSPYSTPSGSQQFFQRAEEVLHRPPDAEQQFGNFIASEMRLMTDDQKFIVQRLVNETVSRGRRQTLVSACEIVPTDPWYHPNLSRPPFPNNPPMEHAPVNPPQQPYFFPSGATQPSPSPQSSTSSSGMYSDMQSTQSSVLGDPRFFHL; this is translated from the exons atgtcatctgaggagtaccgccaattctggtcaggattcattgatctgtaccggcagaacgagtgcctgtggcgtgtcagaagcccggactatgccaacagaatcaagcggaatcgggcatatcagcagcttattgagtacagtagaggcaaaaACTCTGATGTTGATGTCAATTGGGTGAAGAAAAAAATTTCAAATTTCCGAACAGTGTTCGTGAAGGATCGCAAGAAGGTGCAAgattcacagcgatccggagccgggactgatgaggtctataaaccgacgctgtggtactatgaccaaattcagttcattatagagcaagaggcgcgggtaaggtcacgggacgctctagatccagagtctccagttcttgtcgaagaggaggcccaggagagtctggatctg gatgctaccccggagctggaggtggagcctaccacaggccaaggggcagaagtggaggagccGGTAGCGGAGCCGGTGGCACCCCCACAGGCGCGCCCAGGAAGACCGAGGCGCACGGCAAGGAGGACCACTTCTTCACCCTATAGCACCCCCTCTGGCTCCCAGCAGTTTTTTCAACGCGCTGAGGAGGTTTTGCATAGGCCCCCGGATGCCGAACAACAATTTGGCAATTTTATTGCATCGGAAATGCGCCTGATGACGGATGATCAAAAATTCATCGTCCAACGGTTAGTCAATGAGACTGTCTCACGCGGCAGGCGCCAAACACTGGTGTCGGCGTGTGAGATAGTGCCAACTGACCCTTGGTATCACCCAAATTTGTCCCGTCCCCccttcccaaacaacccccccatggagcatgcgccggtaaacccccctcagcaaccgtatttttttccgtcgggagccacacagcccagcccctccccccaatctagcacctcgtccagtggcatgtactctgacatgcagagtacacagtcctctgtgctgggcgacccacgcttttttcatttataa